The following coding sequences lie in one Stigmatella erecta genomic window:
- a CDS encoding AAA family ATPase has product MRIAVSGTHRSGKSTLIDELSGLLPTYVTVDEPYHQLEEEGYAFASPPSVEDFQEQLERSIANLDEEPRDVLFDRCPVDFIGYLLAHEDCDAFELEAWLPRVRSALRKLDLIVLAGIERPDRIVRSASEDEEQRLAVDEKLKELLLEDPYSLGVEVLEVEGAPRARAKQVLQHIDPVR; this is encoded by the coding sequence ATGCGAATCGCTGTGTCCGGCACGCATCGCTCAGGAAAATCCACCCTGATTGACGAGCTGTCCGGCCTCTTGCCCACCTATGTGACGGTGGATGAGCCGTACCACCAGCTTGAGGAAGAGGGGTACGCGTTCGCGTCCCCTCCGTCGGTTGAGGATTTCCAAGAGCAGCTTGAGCGGTCCATCGCCAACCTGGACGAGGAGCCTCGTGACGTGTTGTTCGACCGGTGTCCGGTGGACTTCATCGGATACCTGTTGGCCCACGAGGACTGCGACGCGTTCGAGCTGGAAGCGTGGCTCCCGCGCGTACGCAGCGCCCTGCGGAAGCTCGATCTGATCGTGCTGGCCGGAATCGAGCGGCCGGACCGGATCGTGCGCTCCGCCTCGGAAGACGAGGAGCAGCGCCTGGCCGTGGACGAGAAGCTGAAGGAGCTTCTCCTCGAGGACCCTTACTCCCTGGGCGTGGAGGTGCTGGAGGTCGAAGGCGCTCCGAGGGCGCGTGCGAAACAGGTTCTCCAGCACATTGATCCGGTGCGTTAG
- a CDS encoding protein kinase domain-containing protein — MDRPSPIALHPALLPPGTVVGSWRVVAWAGRGIHGAVYRVVPVNPEGAPPLALKLALRPRDPRFAREAALLSRLRHPHIPRLWEEGEWQHPSGTLHPFLVMDWVEGTPLYDWAQQHPPSSQQVFRLLAQLARALQALHAQGCIHRDIKGRYSAFCTSGRRCEGAVQRGSSSAG, encoded by the coding sequence ATGGACAGGCCCTCCCCCATCGCGCTGCACCCTGCCCTCCTTCCGCCCGGTACGGTGGTGGGCTCCTGGCGCGTGGTGGCCTGGGCAGGCCGCGGCATCCACGGCGCCGTCTATCGGGTGGTGCCGGTAAATCCTGAGGGCGCCCCTCCCCTGGCCCTCAAGCTCGCGCTGCGGCCCCGGGATCCGCGCTTCGCGCGCGAGGCAGCGCTGCTCTCACGCCTGCGCCACCCCCACATCCCGAGGCTCTGGGAAGAAGGGGAATGGCAGCATCCTTCCGGCACCCTTCACCCCTTCCTCGTCATGGACTGGGTGGAGGGCACCCCGCTGTATGACTGGGCCCAACAACACCCGCCCTCCTCCCAGCAGGTGTTCCGTCTCTTGGCGCAGCTCGCCCGTGCGCTCCAAGCCCTGCACGCTCAAGGCTGCATCCACCGGGATATCAAAGGGAGATACAGTGCTTTCTGTACCTCCGGACGTCGATGCGAAGGTGCAGTCCAGAGGGGAAGTAGCAGCGCCGGGTAG